In Dehalogenimonas etheniformans, one genomic interval encodes:
- a CDS encoding nitrogen fixation protein NifH — MPTWRELIHGDPLTWLLEVDDINPAVRYLALRDIVGLPEKSPDLVDAKSEAYSIGPIPRILAAQNPKGYWVKPGGGYNPKYTGTVWSLTLLAQMGADKSEPRVKTAAEYVLKNTISPTGWFSYNGMPSGFIHCHAGYLGDAMFSLGFGDDSRVTNAVEMQARLVTGRGIAAMGSQDPLRYYHYTAGPNFICGKLPCAWGAVKALKAISSVPEPQRTQTMSSAIEKGKDLFLSTDLTKCRFTNLEKGKPSSNWFKFGFPNYYIGDLLEILEVMARLGDGRDLRLEQAWKMVLEKQDSQGRWPLEYSYNGKMWADIEIKDEPSKWVTLRALRALKAAFPG, encoded by the coding sequence ATGCCCACCTGGCGTGAACTCATTCATGGAGATCCGTTAACCTGGCTCCTCGAGGTTGATGATATCAATCCTGCTGTCCGTTACCTGGCTCTTCGAGATATCGTTGGCTTGCCGGAAAAGTCTCCCGATTTGGTCGATGCCAAATCTGAGGCATATTCCATCGGTCCGATCCCCAGGATTCTTGCTGCGCAGAATCCGAAAGGATATTGGGTCAAGCCGGGTGGCGGGTATAACCCGAAATACACCGGAACGGTTTGGTCATTGACGTTGCTGGCACAGATGGGCGCCGATAAATCTGAGCCAAGAGTGAAAACTGCGGCTGAGTACGTCCTGAAAAATACGATATCGCCGACCGGATGGTTCAGTTACAATGGAATGCCCTCTGGCTTTATCCATTGCCACGCCGGATATCTCGGGGATGCGATGTTCAGTTTGGGATTCGGGGACGACTCGAGAGTGACAAACGCGGTGGAGATGCAGGCGCGACTGGTAACGGGCCGAGGAATAGCAGCGATGGGCAGCCAAGATCCACTCAGGTATTACCATTACACTGCAGGGCCAAATTTTATCTGTGGAAAACTGCCGTGTGCCTGGGGGGCGGTTAAGGCATTAAAAGCTATATCCAGCGTACCGGAGCCTCAGCGGACCCAAACGATGAGTTCCGCGATTGAAAAAGGTAAAGACCTGTTTTTAAGCACCGACCTCACGAAATGCAGGTTTACCAACCTGGAAAAAGGGAAACCCAGCAGCAACTGGTTCAAGTTTGGGTTTCCGAATTATTACATAGGGGATTTGCTGGAAATCCTGGAAGTCATGGCGCGCCTTGGCGACGGACGCGATTTACGGCTGGAACAAGCGTGGAAGATGGTTTTGGAAAAACAGGACTCACAAGGGCGATGGCCGTTAGAATATAGCTATAATGGCAAGATGTGGGCTGACATCGAGATCAAGGACGAACCTAGCAAATGGGTGACGCTGCGCGCCCTGAGGGCGCTCAAGGCGGCTTTTCCCGGTTAA
- a CDS encoding NAD+ synthase, with translation MKQLRIALAQINSTVGDFEGNVRLIIKNIDRARNAGTDVVAFPEMAIPGYPPEDLLLKSSFIDANLRALDEVVAASKGITVVVGFVDKEEELHNSAAIIHDGELVSVYHKIYLPNYGVFDEKRYFHPGDSCPVYEINGVNVGISVCEDIWYDTGPATVQASGGAEVILNISASPYHHGKHHSRERMLGSRATDNVAIVAFCNLVGGQDELVFDGGSVIFDEQGNLISRAKQFEEELLIADLDVEGVFHSRLQDPRWRKEGQKLECDCPTDRITVSASRQDSLRAMLPKQVTPLLESDAEVYKALVLGTRDYILKNGFGGVIIGLSGGVDSSLVATIAVDALGPESVHGLIMPSRFSSPLSAEYANKLATNLGIKAFTVPIEMAYSAYLDSLSEVLCNTKPDVTEENLQARIRGTLLMALSNKFGWMVLNTGNKSEVATGYTTLYGDMAGGYAIIKDVPKTLVNRLCRYRNTQAGFDLIPEAVINRIPSAELRPGQKDTDTLPEYDLLDPILLAYVEEDKGVEQIIAQGYEPSVVKKVVRLVDTSEYKRRQSPPGIKITPKAFGRDRREPITSKFREGG, from the coding sequence ATGAAACAGCTTCGTATCGCCCTGGCGCAAATCAATTCGACGGTCGGTGACTTCGAGGGTAATGTCCGGCTCATCATCAAAAACATTGACCGGGCCCGGAACGCGGGAACAGATGTGGTCGCTTTTCCAGAAATGGCGATACCAGGATATCCCCCCGAGGACCTGCTGCTTAAATCCAGCTTCATCGATGCCAACCTGAGAGCGCTCGACGAGGTCGTCGCCGCCTCCAAAGGAATAACCGTCGTTGTTGGCTTCGTCGATAAAGAAGAGGAGCTACACAACTCCGCCGCCATCATACACGACGGCGAGCTAGTGTCGGTATACCACAAGATTTACCTGCCCAACTACGGTGTCTTTGATGAAAAGCGATATTTCCATCCCGGTGACTCCTGCCCCGTTTATGAAATCAACGGGGTCAATGTCGGGATAAGCGTTTGCGAAGATATTTGGTACGACACCGGACCGGCCACCGTCCAAGCTAGCGGCGGCGCCGAAGTCATTCTGAACATATCCGCCTCTCCGTATCATCACGGTAAGCATCATTCCAGAGAGAGGATGCTGGGCTCCCGGGCGACGGACAATGTAGCCATTGTCGCTTTCTGCAACCTGGTGGGCGGACAGGATGAACTCGTTTTCGACGGTGGAAGCGTCATATTCGACGAGCAGGGCAACCTTATCTCCAGGGCAAAGCAGTTCGAGGAAGAGCTTCTCATCGCAGACCTCGATGTTGAGGGTGTCTTCCATAGCCGGCTTCAGGACCCGCGCTGGCGCAAAGAAGGCCAGAAACTCGAATGTGACTGCCCGACCGATCGGATCACGGTCAGTGCTTCCAGGCAGGATTCCCTTCGCGCCATGCTACCCAAACAGGTCACGCCTTTGCTCGAATCCGACGCTGAAGTCTATAAAGCGCTGGTTTTAGGGACACGCGATTATATTTTAAAGAACGGATTTGGTGGGGTGATCATCGGCCTCTCTGGAGGGGTGGATTCGTCCCTGGTAGCCACCATCGCGGTTGACGCCCTCGGGCCGGAATCAGTACACGGACTAATCATGCCTTCGCGGTTCTCATCACCGCTGAGCGCGGAGTATGCCAATAAACTAGCAACTAATCTTGGGATTAAGGCCTTCACCGTGCCGATCGAAATGGCCTATTCGGCTTATCTGGACAGTCTTTCAGAGGTTTTATGCAACACAAAACCCGATGTGACGGAGGAAAACCTCCAGGCCCGAATCAGGGGAACATTGCTGATGGCTCTGTCGAACAAATTTGGGTGGATGGTGCTGAATACCGGCAACAAGAGTGAAGTGGCCACCGGCTACACCACGTTGTACGGGGACATGGCCGGGGGATACGCTATTATCAAAGATGTGCCCAAGACCCTGGTAAACAGGCTTTGCCGTTACCGCAACACTCAGGCCGGTTTCGACTTGATACCGGAAGCCGTGATTAATAGAATTCCTTCTGCTGAGCTGCGCCCGGGTCAAAAAGACACCGACACATTGCCGGAATATGACCTGCTCGATCCGATTCTCCTTGCTTATGTCGAAGAGGACAAAGGTGTTGAGCAGATTATCGCTCAGGGTTATGAACCTTCAGTCGTTAAAAAAGTTGTCAGGCTTGTCGACACCAGTGAATATAAGCGACGCCAATCGCCTCCCGGAATAAAAATTACTCCCAAGGCCTTTGGGCGCGATAGGCGTGAACCCATCACAAGCAAATTTCGCGAAGGAGGATAA
- a CDS encoding Hint domain-containing protein, whose amino-acid sequence MVLKTLLLATVFFITISAGFSCAGSSPTTTSTPPLTEFVLRYRLLDAYPNYFWCDPDFYPIGNPDGELANALAQFDSIKSNDQEFTAIINRIGLDRKTDYTQEEKLLVYRQHKLLNKVTLEFQAISNGFTFVIRVGENQGQKITGTISNIGKIDVTKTEPSFNTCPICLSKGTAIDTPNGPVPVNQLSAGDVIWTVGENGERISAPIVNTTMTAEPSVFELMQIALADGRSVTASSRHPTSDGRLLGNLKLGESLDGSAIVSIEIVSYEGRTYDILPEGPSGTYWANGILLASTIVDPNCGS is encoded by the coding sequence ATGGTGTTAAAGACACTGCTATTAGCTACGGTATTTTTTATAACTATTTCAGCCGGCTTTTCGTGTGCCGGTTCATCTCCGACGACTACCTCAACACCGCCCTTGACGGAATTCGTGTTGCGGTACCGGTTGCTCGATGCATACCCAAATTATTTTTGGTGCGATCCGGATTTTTATCCGATCGGAAATCCGGACGGTGAACTGGCAAACGCCTTAGCCCAATTCGACAGCATCAAGAGCAATGACCAGGAATTCACCGCCATAATCAACAGGATCGGCCTTGACCGGAAAACCGACTACACCCAGGAGGAGAAACTACTGGTCTATCGCCAGCATAAGCTCCTAAATAAAGTCACGCTAGAGTTTCAAGCCATTAGCAACGGTTTCACTTTTGTTATCCGAGTGGGTGAGAACCAGGGTCAAAAAATCACCGGAACTATTTCGAATATCGGGAAAATCGACGTCACCAAAACCGAACCAAGTTTCAATACTTGCCCGATATGCCTGTCAAAAGGGACGGCGATTGATACTCCGAACGGACCTGTTCCGGTTAACCAACTTTCAGCCGGCGACGTGATTTGGACCGTGGGTGAGAACGGTGAGAGAATTAGCGCGCCCATCGTCAACACGACGATGACGGCGGAGCCTTCAGTGTTCGAGTTGATGCAAATCGCCCTAGCGGACGGGCGTTCAGTCACCGCTTCCTCAAGGCATCCAACATCGGACGGCAGACTGCTCGGCAATCTCAAGCTGGGCGAATCACTAGATGGATCGGCGATTGTCTCCATCGAAATCGTCAGTTACGAAGGCAGGACGTACGACATCCTGCCTGAAGGACCTTCGGGCACATACTGGGCTAACGGCATCCTGCTGGCAAGCACTATCGTCGATCCCAATTGCGGCTCCTGA
- a CDS encoding glutamine synthetase family protein has product MAKTRSESVEYVLKKVKDDKVKFIRLWFTDILGQLKSFAITVEELEGALEEGMGFDGSSIEGYARIDESDMVALPDPDTYKTLPWRPKDEAAVARMFCDIKKPGGEQFEGDPRYVLKRMLKKAADAGYIFYVGPELEYFYFKDENKDQKSTGFLDQGGYFDLTPLDVAMDLRRQTVLTLEKMGIPVEYSHHEVAPSQHEIDIQYTDALTMADNVMTYKLVVKEIARQNGVYASFMPKPVFGVNGSGMHCHQSLFKGDSNSFFDKNDPYHLSDTARHFIAGILKYAPEFCAISNQWVNSYKRLVPGYEAPVYLSWARRNRSDLIRVPEYRPGKETSTRIELRSPDPACNPYLTFAVMLAAGLEGVERKLEPPAPIEENVYEMSEEERAQKGIVTLPGSLDEAIKLFEKSGLMRKTLGEHVFTAFIENKKIEWDRYRVQVTDWERERYLPIL; this is encoded by the coding sequence ATGGCCAAGACCCGCTCGGAATCAGTTGAATACGTCTTGAAGAAGGTGAAGGATGACAAGGTCAAATTTATCCGGCTGTGGTTCACCGATATTTTAGGCCAGCTTAAGAGTTTTGCCATAACCGTCGAAGAACTTGAGGGCGCCCTAGAAGAGGGGATGGGTTTCGATGGTTCATCCATCGAAGGCTATGCTCGCATCGATGAAAGCGACATGGTCGCTCTACCGGATCCAGATACCTATAAGACTTTGCCGTGGCGCCCGAAGGACGAAGCCGCTGTAGCCAGGATGTTCTGCGACATTAAGAAACCAGGAGGCGAGCAGTTCGAAGGCGATCCGCGCTATGTTTTGAAGCGAATGCTTAAGAAAGCCGCCGATGCCGGATATATCTTCTATGTTGGTCCGGAACTTGAATATTTCTATTTTAAAGACGAAAACAAGGATCAGAAGAGCACAGGATTCCTGGACCAGGGAGGCTATTTCGACCTAACTCCCCTCGATGTAGCCATGGACCTGCGCCGGCAGACTGTTTTGACCTTGGAAAAAATGGGCATTCCCGTGGAATACTCTCACCATGAAGTCGCGCCTTCCCAGCATGAGATTGACATACAGTATACCGACGCACTCACTATGGCTGACAATGTCATGACCTACAAACTCGTTGTAAAAGAGATAGCGCGGCAAAACGGCGTTTACGCATCGTTTATGCCCAAGCCCGTGTTCGGCGTCAACGGTTCGGGGATGCACTGCCACCAGTCACTATTCAAAGGCGACAGTAACTCATTCTTCGACAAGAACGATCCCTACCATCTTTCGGATACTGCACGTCATTTCATCGCGGGTATCCTGAAATACGCGCCTGAATTCTGCGCCATTTCAAACCAGTGGGTAAATTCTTACAAACGACTTGTGCCGGGTTATGAAGCCCCAGTTTACCTCTCCTGGGCGCGGCGCAACCGCTCGGATCTGATAAGAGTCCCGGAATACCGGCCTGGCAAGGAAACATCCACCCGCATCGAACTGAGATCGCCTGACCCGGCATGCAACCCTTACCTGACTTTTGCGGTAATGCTGGCGGCGGGGCTCGAGGGCGTTGAAAGGAAATTGGAACCGCCTGCTCCGATTGAAGAGAATGTCTACGAAATGAGCGAGGAAGAACGAGCCCAGAAGGGCATCGTAACTCTGCCGGGCAGCCTCGATGAAGCTATAAAACTATTCGAGAAAAGCGGATTGATGCGCAAAACGCTAGGAGAGCACGTTTTCACTGCATTCATTGAAAATAAGAAAATCGAATGGGACAGGTACCGCGTTCAGGTAACGGATTGGGAACGCGAACGCTACCTACCCATTCTGTAA
- a CDS encoding CorA family divalent cation transporter, whose translation MAETFITDALPPKRWFCVALQPDGTASMSNSDFSQNFQDMLKNAVIAWVDFRTDEFEKDFLKSTEFGFSKTLLNALTQSPRDMYEDFNTEMGVKLPSIQIRLDQEPSVRAHTTLLLMKKRLILTVHPIEVDRRYARLRRYSDTVLKKLPKGKSDQDLLTFLMMRLIETNNDRNFEHLRQIEAHGDELNRSLMDPTTSRNLLGPQIYRMKHALISYLDALWESVDVIKDLRYGDADLITDDQQILERVGLLADDVNRQIGLSEHLSEVLASGLEVLQSIYNNQLQVVNNRLALAVTYFTVFGTALLVPNTIATVLGNSAFDMGSGDIWWFLLLLILTTVAATMFTFWWVKKMGMLPKKLD comes from the coding sequence ATGGCTGAGACCTTTATCACCGACGCCTTGCCGCCGAAGCGCTGGTTTTGTGTTGCCTTGCAGCCTGATGGCACTGCCTCGATGAGCAACTCCGATTTTTCACAGAATTTTCAGGACATGCTCAAGAATGCGGTGATTGCCTGGGTCGATTTCCGTACTGACGAATTCGAAAAAGATTTCCTGAAATCCACCGAGTTCGGTTTCAGTAAAACGCTCCTCAATGCCCTGACACAAAGCCCCAGGGATATGTACGAAGATTTCAATACCGAAATGGGTGTGAAACTCCCCTCCATTCAGATTCGTCTTGACCAGGAACCTTCGGTAAGGGCACACACCACGCTGTTACTCATGAAAAAAAGGCTTATCCTCACCGTTCATCCCATCGAAGTTGACCGCAGGTATGCCCGCCTCCGCCGTTATTCCGACACGGTACTCAAGAAATTACCCAAGGGTAAAAGCGATCAGGACCTTTTGACATTCCTTATGATGCGCCTGATAGAAACCAACAACGACCGTAATTTTGAACACCTTCGCCAGATCGAAGCCCACGGCGATGAACTTAACAGAAGCCTGATGGATCCTACGACCTCGAGAAACCTCCTGGGTCCGCAGATCTACCGGATGAAACACGCTCTCATCAGTTATCTTGATGCACTGTGGGAGAGCGTGGACGTGATCAAAGACCTCCGGTACGGAGACGCCGATCTCATTACCGACGACCAGCAGATTCTTGAACGGGTAGGACTACTTGCAGACGACGTAAACCGCCAGATCGGCCTTTCAGAGCACCTCTCGGAGGTATTAGCTTCCGGTCTCGAGGTGCTGCAGTCTATTTACAATAACCAACTTCAAGTAGTGAACAACCGTTTGGCGCTGGCTGTTACATATTTCACCGTATTCGGTACCGCTTTGCTCGTTCCAAATACCATTGCCACAGTACTGGGTAATTCGGCTTTTGATATGGGTTCCGGCGATATCTGGTGGTTCTTATTGTTGCTGATATTGACTACAGTTGCCGCAACAATGTTTACCTTTTGGTGGGTCAAAAAAATGGGCATGCTGCCCAAGAAATTAGACTGA
- a CDS encoding bifunctional mannosyl-3-phosphoglycerate synthase/mannosyl-3 phosphoglycerate phosphatase, with amino-acid sequence MRLERTRQAEHLGAVTVFGVRRVLELDSGPKNPQLNEAADVQKIEREAIDEIEKKLAIVLPVKDEDLKVFEAVLSAVPHECFIVVLSNSQREGIDTFRAERDILSRFCQSTRRQAMIVHQKDPVVAKALLEAGYPEIVGNDRLIRNGKSEGMILGIMLAKLLAREYVGFIDTDNYIPGAALEYVKHYAAAFSLAKTPFSMTRIQWRYKPKIMGELYFKKWGRVSEITNKHLNNLLSAMGKFETEVIKTGNAGEHAMSLALAERLTYGTGYAVETQEIISILEQFAGLLPVNGKDVSEKGLEVYQTETVNPHLHADKGDEHVVLEMMMPSLSVIYHSPLCQEKTKETILRELTEVGCIKQGEEPPKVRLMPPPQKLDMAKFSGSLAVEMPRFFVPEGSPLPITQSRIIGPAQKVVFTDLDGTLLHPSTYSYAPALGSLRRLQSLNIPIVFCSSKTRAEQVELRQELGIGDPFIVENGSAVFVPRDYFHLPFSYDRIADDYQGIELGMGYEVLKLKLAAILGAVRSKLLDNAWAGSLSVRAFGDLSVEDVARETGLGLKAAAAARQREYSETLKIHGSRQAIEYLLNEVKKAGLSYAFGGRFYTITGGNDKGKAVKVLMELYKLNRGQIYTVGIGDSENDAKMLAAVDRPILVQNRELRWAKIKAPSLNFARGVGPEGWNNALAAL; translated from the coding sequence ATGCGTTTAGAAAGAACTCGTCAAGCAGAGCACCTCGGCGCAGTTACCGTTTTTGGCGTCAGGCGCGTGCTTGAGTTAGACTCAGGCCCCAAAAATCCCCAGCTCAACGAAGCCGCCGACGTTCAAAAGATCGAGCGGGAAGCCATCGACGAGATTGAGAAAAAATTAGCCATCGTCCTTCCGGTGAAAGACGAAGACCTCAAGGTTTTTGAAGCAGTCCTATCGGCCGTACCTCACGAATGTTTTATTGTCGTGTTGTCCAACAGCCAGAGGGAAGGGATCGATACCTTCCGGGCTGAGAGAGATATCCTCTCCCGTTTTTGCCAGAGCACCAGGCGGCAGGCGATGATCGTTCATCAGAAAGATCCGGTTGTTGCCAAGGCTTTGCTTGAGGCGGGGTATCCCGAAATTGTCGGCAATGACCGCCTGATCCGGAACGGCAAGAGTGAGGGGATGATCCTCGGCATCATGCTCGCCAAATTGTTGGCCAGAGAATATGTCGGTTTCATCGACACCGATAACTATATTCCCGGCGCCGCGTTAGAGTACGTCAAGCACTACGCCGCCGCTTTCAGTCTGGCCAAAACTCCATTTTCGATGACGCGCATCCAGTGGCGGTACAAACCCAAAATCATGGGCGAACTATATTTCAAGAAATGGGGCCGAGTCTCTGAAATCACCAATAAACATCTGAATAACCTTCTTTCGGCTATGGGTAAGTTCGAGACTGAAGTCATCAAAACAGGAAATGCCGGCGAGCATGCCATGAGCCTGGCTCTAGCGGAACGTTTAACCTACGGCACCGGATATGCCGTAGAAACGCAGGAGATCATCTCCATCCTGGAACAATTCGCCGGCCTTTTACCCGTCAACGGTAAGGACGTCTCCGAGAAAGGCCTGGAGGTTTACCAAACCGAGACCGTTAACCCCCATCTTCACGCAGATAAGGGAGATGAGCACGTCGTGCTTGAGATGATGATGCCTAGTCTTTCTGTCATATACCATAGCCCGCTGTGTCAGGAAAAGACCAAGGAAACTATTTTGCGGGAATTGACCGAGGTTGGCTGCATCAAGCAGGGCGAAGAACCTCCTAAAGTCAGGCTGATGCCTCCGCCTCAGAAGCTGGATATGGCTAAATTTTCGGGCAGCCTGGCTGTAGAAATGCCCCGTTTCTTTGTGCCGGAAGGTTCACCACTGCCGATCACCCAATCAAGGATAATCGGACCTGCTCAAAAAGTGGTATTCACCGATCTTGACGGCACTTTATTGCACCCTTCCACCTACTCATATGCACCTGCCCTGGGTTCGCTTAGAAGACTGCAGTCGTTGAATATCCCAATCGTCTTCTGTTCTTCTAAGACCAGGGCGGAGCAGGTTGAATTGAGACAGGAACTCGGTATTGGTGACCCGTTTATCGTCGAAAATGGTTCAGCGGTTTTCGTTCCCAGGGATTATTTTCATCTACCCTTCTCGTATGACCGGATCGCTGACGATTACCAAGGTATCGAATTGGGCATGGGTTACGAAGTGCTGAAGCTAAAGTTGGCCGCTATTCTAGGAGCCGTACGTTCGAAATTGCTGGACAATGCCTGGGCCGGGAGCCTTTCGGTCAGGGCGTTCGGCGACCTCTCGGTTGAAGATGTGGCTCGGGAAACCGGCCTCGGTCTCAAAGCCGCCGCTGCGGCTAGACAACGCGAGTACTCCGAGACCTTAAAAATCCATGGCAGCAGGCAGGCGATAGAATACCTTCTTAACGAGGTTAAAAAGGCCGGCTTGTCCTACGCCTTCGGTGGGCGTTTTTACACTATCACCGGCGGTAATGACAAGGGCAAGGCGGTCAAGGTGTTGATGGAACTGTATAAACTTAACCGCGGTCAGATTTATACCGTCGGCATCGGTGATTCCGAGAATGATGCCAAGATGTTGGCCGCCGTAGACCGGCCAATTTTGGTTCAGAATAGGGAACTGCGCTGGGCTAAAATCAAAGCCCCCTCGTTGAACTTCGCCAGAGGTGTAGGACCCGAAGGTTGGAATAATGCCCTGGCGGCGCTTTGA
- a CDS encoding alpha-mannosidase — MKTVYLVPHSHYDAVWAFDKEDYFFINIEKILKPAIELMSDPGYRFLIEQTALIEEIERRSPSLFEDIKRFVQNGQIEIASGEHLMPDTMMPLGETLVRQILTGKSYIRDKFGVKAPVAWGADSFGYNAQMPQIYVKSGYRYFAFRRGADKASPSEFWWQGLDGSRILAHWMPLGYRAGLYLDKLDESYDKLKTAAATQNILMPAGSGSVPPQPETMHAVRTWNRLHKDARIIVSKSEEFFKALEQSSDQLETRSGELYSGRYSMVFPNCSSSRIWLKQNLRRYEHFILSCEKWLTMGWLMGMSYPADEFYDNWQKVLLGAFHDVVPGTGMDEGYEEVRHNFEYLQSHLTQIMSNFVDLIQENLDSSDNIIVLNPLSWEVKNWVEVELGFDPGKIKRFGGLESNGQEIAIEILESTRYSDDSFHTVKIGFVGTVPAFGFRTYKLLHSYVPYRPSVDGRRIKTTSNSVQNRFFRVEVDPGSGLLDVFLDGKHLLKGNELTIEEETGDLYYHRQNFTGEYRAESETGLTFGKFRLKHFEIVKTPLRRIIKLESDYYSLIWPYRMQEKLRTVMWRHSFLSVSKTITVYHDIPRIDCVTRVDNRHPQIRLRLKFATDIHSPEYTTEIQFGALNRAVDQATAPVEGEWAEKPCGVFPALNWIDYSDEQRGITLVNKGLPAHQVQGGTIFLTLLRSIMMLSADGVTGPAVPTPDAQEFKKYTFEYSLYPHTGSWKEAESYLQGYEVNSGLQAYQISPSRSRRKLFPQSFSFIEVSASNVILASCKRSEDGKGIIIRLYEAKGEHTTAEIQFFKPASSNNASTDRLRHPTSAKLVNLLEEAESDITLNSGVMNLVFKPFEIISVKVSF, encoded by the coding sequence TTGAAAACGGTCTATCTGGTCCCTCACAGTCACTATGACGCAGTATGGGCATTCGACAAGGAAGACTATTTTTTCATCAACATCGAGAAGATCCTAAAACCCGCTATCGAATTGATGTCTGATCCGGGTTATCGGTTTCTTATCGAACAGACCGCCTTGATCGAAGAAATAGAGCGCCGGAGCCCTAGCCTTTTCGAGGACATCAAGCGTTTCGTTCAAAACGGTCAGATCGAGATCGCCAGCGGTGAGCACCTAATGCCGGACACCATGATGCCGCTTGGTGAAACCCTGGTGCGCCAGATTTTAACTGGAAAGAGTTATATCCGCGACAAATTCGGCGTGAAAGCGCCGGTAGCCTGGGGCGCGGATAGTTTCGGATACAACGCCCAGATGCCTCAAATCTATGTGAAATCCGGCTACCGATACTTCGCATTCCGAAGGGGGGCGGATAAAGCCTCTCCCTCCGAGTTCTGGTGGCAGGGATTGGATGGCAGCCGCATCCTGGCTCATTGGATGCCGCTAGGATATCGCGCCGGTCTGTATCTGGACAAGCTCGATGAGAGCTACGATAAACTGAAAACTGCGGCGGCTACCCAGAACATCCTGATGCCGGCCGGCAGCGGGTCGGTCCCCCCGCAACCCGAAACAATGCATGCCGTCCGGACCTGGAACCGTCTTCACAAAGATGCGCGTATCATCGTTTCCAAATCCGAAGAATTTTTTAAGGCGCTTGAACAGTCGAGCGACCAACTGGAAACACGTTCGGGAGAACTATATTCCGGGCGTTATTCCATGGTCTTCCCCAACTGCTCCTCAAGCCGAATATGGCTAAAACAAAATTTGAGGCGTTACGAACACTTCATCCTTTCCTGTGAAAAATGGTTGACCATGGGTTGGCTCATGGGAATGTCTTATCCTGCTGACGAGTTTTATGACAATTGGCAAAAGGTACTTCTCGGCGCCTTCCATGATGTGGTCCCTGGAACCGGCATGGATGAGGGTTATGAAGAAGTGCGGCATAATTTCGAGTATCTACAGAGTCACCTTACGCAGATCATGTCTAATTTCGTAGATTTGATCCAGGAAAACCTGGACTCCTCCGACAATATCATCGTGCTCAATCCCCTTTCATGGGAAGTTAAAAATTGGGTGGAGGTTGAGCTGGGTTTTGATCCAGGAAAAATCAAACGGTTTGGGGGGTTGGAGAGCAACGGTCAGGAAATTGCCATCGAAATTCTTGAATCAACCCGGTACTCCGATGATTCTTTTCACACGGTTAAGATTGGTTTCGTTGGCACGGTCCCGGCTTTTGGGTTCCGAACTTATAAACTGCTCCATTCGTATGTTCCCTACCGCCCTTCTGTTGATGGCCGCCGGATCAAGACTACAAGCAACAGTGTTCAGAACAGATTCTTCCGCGTCGAGGTCGATCCCGGCAGCGGACTGCTGGACGTGTTTCTCGACGGTAAGCATCTTCTTAAAGGGAATGAACTCACCATCGAGGAAGAAACCGGAGATCTCTATTATCACCGCCAAAACTTCACCGGAGAGTATCGTGCGGAGAGCGAGACCGGTTTGACGTTTGGCAAGTTTCGGTTGAAACACTTTGAGATCGTTAAGACCCCACTTCGCCGGATAATCAAACTTGAAAGTGACTATTATTCCCTCATATGGCCGTACCGCATGCAGGAAAAACTTCGCACCGTGATGTGGCGCCACAGTTTCCTTTCGGTGTCAAAGACAATCACTGTGTACCATGATATCCCCAGGATCGATTGTGTCACCCGGGTCGACAACCGCCATCCGCAAATCAGACTGAGACTTAAATTTGCGACCGATATTCATTCGCCCGAATATACAACTGAGATTCAATTCGGCGCGTTGAACCGCGCGGTTGATCAGGCTACAGCTCCCGTTGAAGGGGAATGGGCTGAAAAACCCTGCGGCGTTTTTCCTGCTTTGAACTGGATAGATTATTCCGATGAACAACGTGGAATCACCCTTGTAAACAAGGGACTGCCCGCCCACCAGGTTCAGGGAGGGACAATTTTTTTAACACTGCTGAGAAGTATTATGATGCTGTCGGCCGATGGGGTCACCGGTCCCGCCGTCCCCACTCCCGATGCCCAGGAATTTAAAAAATACACCTTCGAATATTCGTTATATCCTCACACGGGCAGTTGGAAAGAGGCTGAATCCTATCTCCAGGGATATGAGGTTAACAGCGGACTTCAGGCCTATCAGATCTCGCCGTCTCGAAGCCGCCGGAAGCTGTTCCCTCAATCCTTTTCTTTTATTGAGGTTAGCGCTTCCAATGTCATTCTTGCTTCTTGCAAACGTTCAGAGGACGGTAAAGGAATTATTATCAGGCTCTACGAAGCTAAAGGCGAACACACGACAGCCGAGATTCAGTTCTTCAAACCTGCTTCAAGCAACAATGCTTCAACCGACAGGCTTCGTCACCCGACGTCTGCGAAACTGGTAAATCTGTTAGAGGAAGCGGAGAGTGATATCACTCTGAATTCCGGGGTAATGAACCTCGTGTTTAAACCTTTTGAGATTATTAGCGTCAAGGTTTCTTTCTAG